GATGGAGTGGTTCAACGCGCTCCTGAAGAGGGATCCCAAGAACACTCAGATTCGACTCCGCTGTGCCGACACCCTGGTTCTCGCGGGGAGTAAACGCGAAGCGATCCGGCAGTATCGCATCGTCGCCGATCAGCTCGCCGACAAGGGGTTCATGATCCGCGCGATTGCGATCAACAAGAAGATCCTGCAGCTCGATCCGAGCCAGACCGACGTGCACGAGAAGCTGGCATCGATGAACGAGATGCGCTCGTCGGGCCCGGCGTCGCAGGCGGCGTTGTCCGAGGCGCTCTACCATCCGGACAAGCCCGTCGAGCCGGCGGAGGTGGAGCCTCCTCGCGACCGATTCGAGACCCCGACGGCCGACGAAGCCACAACCGCAAGACTTCCCGAGCTCAGTCTCGAGGACACTCTTGCCATGGAGTTCGGCGCCAGTCACCTGGGCGATGCGCCCGTCGAGTCGCCCGCGGAGCCCACCCCGGCTGAAGCCGAAGAACCGGCGGCCGAAGAACCGATCGTGGTCGTGCCTCCTTCGGAGCCGGAGCTCGTCGCTGGTGGCTTCGAGCACATGGAGGACACCGCCGGTGATGCGCAGCCCTTCGCCGACGAGCCACCCAGCTTTAGTGAGGAGCCAATCGCGCTTGGCGGTCCGGCCGAGCCAAAGGACGAAGACGAGATCGAGATCGTCGGTATCGATGAGGAATCGAGCGAGCCGGAGGTCGAGATCTTGCTCGAGGACGCGGGTCTGGAGCCCTCTCTCGACTCATCGCCCGAGATCGTTCTCGATCTTACCGAGACTCCCGCGGCCCACGAGAATGACGAAGTCGATGTCCTTGCCCTCCACCGGGAGACGGAATCCCCTCTCGCCGCCGATGAAGCGGAGTCGCTGCTCGGAGCGCTTGGCGAGGACATCGATTCCCTGATCGACTCGATCATCGACGACGTGGGATCTTCGGCGAAACGCTCGGAGCAGGAGGAAGAGCCCGCGCCGACCCACATCCCGCTCTTCTCGGATCTCAGCACTTCGGAGTTCATCGACGTCGCTATCCTGCTGGTTCGGCGCGTGGCGAAGCAAGGCGAGACGATCGTGCGGGAAGGTGATCCCGGCGACTCCATGTTCATCGTGAGTACCGGAGAGGTTCATGCCACGGTCGAGCGTGACGGGAAGCAAGTGGTCGTCGCCACCCTGAAGGACGGGGACTTTTTCGGCGAGATGGCGGTTCTCTCGGGCGAGCCGCGGACGGCAACGGTGACGGCGGTCAGGATGACCGAGCTCCTGGAGCTATCGCGCGAGAACCTCACGGCGATTTGTCGCCGACATCCGCACGTCGAGGCGAAGATCCGGCTCGCCTACGACGAGCGCACGTCGCGATCGGAATCCTTCTAAGCCCCGCCCCTTCATGCCTCGCGTTTCCGGTCGTGCCCGTAGTACTCGAAAGCGGACATGGGACGTTCGGCTCCCGTCTTCCATAGCCGTCGGTCGGCGTCGATCTTCCCGAGCGCGAGGGCCATCTGCCGGATGTGGCACGATACTGCACCGCAGCAGGCACCGATGTAACCGATACTCAGGTCCCGGGCCTTCACCGCATAGTCCGCCATCTCTCGACGGCTCAACTGGAATGGGTCGAGCTCGGTGGGAAATTCGGGAAGGCTGGTGAAATCCGGCCGGTCCGGGGGAGTCCGGTACGCGG
The Vicinamibacteria bacterium genome window above contains:
- a CDS encoding cyclic nucleotide-binding domain-containing protein; the protein is MAFRKRRKDPFAEIQACLQKRDYKGSMEWFNALLKRDPKNTQIRLRCADTLVLAGSKREAIRQYRIVADQLADKGFMIRAIAINKKILQLDPSQTDVHEKLASMNEMRSSGPASQAALSEALYHPDKPVEPAEVEPPRDRFETPTADEATTARLPELSLEDTLAMEFGASHLGDAPVESPAEPTPAEAEEPAAEEPIVVVPPSEPELVAGGFEHMEDTAGDAQPFADEPPSFSEEPIALGGPAEPKDEDEIEIVGIDEESSEPEVEILLEDAGLEPSLDSSPEIVLDLTETPAAHENDEVDVLALHRETESPLAADEAESLLGALGEDIDSLIDSIIDDVGSSAKRSEQEEEPAPTHIPLFSDLSTSEFIDVAILLVRRVAKQGETIVREGDPGDSMFIVSTGEVHATVERDGKQVVVATLKDGDFFGEMAVLSGEPRTATVTAVRMTELLELSRENLTAICRRHPHVEAKIRLAYDERTSRSESF
- a CDS encoding homocysteine S-methyltransferase family protein, producing the protein VMITMSFENSDQTPDGETPADCARALADAGADIVGVNCLRNPSTMLPLAVMMRRAVDIPIATQPTAYRTPPDRPDFTSLPEFPTELDPFQLSRREMADYAVKARDLSIGYIGACCGAVSCHIRQMALALGKIDADRRLWKTGAERPMSAFEYYGHDRKREA